One Solanum lycopersicum chromosome 2, SLM_r2.1 genomic region harbors:
- the LOC101261869 gene encoding protein RADIALIS-like 5 — MASNSLTAWTPRENKKFEQALAVYDKDTSDRWQNIARYVGGKSVEEVKHHYAILVEDLKHIESGDVPFPKYKSGGKSR; from the coding sequence aTGGCATCAAATTCACTCACTGCTTGGACTCCAAGAGAAAACAAGAAATTCGAGCAGGCACTCGCGGTCTACGATAAGGACACATCTGATCGATGGCAAAACATTGCTAGATACGTTGGTGGGAAATCAGTTGAAGAAGTTAAACATCACTATGCTATACTTGTAGAGGATCTTAAGCACATTGAATCTGGTGACGTCCCATTCCCAAAATACAAGTCAGGTGGAAAGTCTCGTTAA